ATGGCGCTGCCTTCGGTGAGGACCAGATCAAGGATCAGGATGTCGAAGGTGGTTTGCTGTAAATGGGCGACCGCATCGGTTTGCCCCGTGGCGAGCCGGGTTTCGATACCGGCCCGTTCGAGGTGACGTTGCCATAGCTGTGCCAGTTCCGTTGCACTTTCGACAATCAGTGCCCGCATGTTCCACCTGTTCGTAATAGGCGCCCGGCCGCGCGACACATCGGCCCTAACTTTTGGGTCAAACCGATGGCGCTATGCGGTGAACACCGACGGCGTTATGGTTAACAGATTATCGAAAAAGCACAATGCGCATGGGATGTCTTGTCTCAATCGCTGAATTCCGGTTGAAGGGAGGCCGGATAGGATTGGGAAACGGCTATGATTGGGGCACGGGAATGACCACTTGGATTACGATTTGCGAGACCTGCAAACGCGAGGGTTGGGATGCGGAGCGTGATCGCGTCACCGATGGTGAGGTGCTGGCCGAGTTGATCGAAGCCGCGGCGGGCGATGTGGTCAAAACGCGGCGGGTGTCCTGCACCATGGGCTGTGAGCGGGCGTGCAATGTGATTGTGCAAGGGGCGGGCAAGATCGGCTATTCGCTGGGCAAGTTCGAGGCCACGGCTGAAGACGCGCGCGCCATTGTCGACTATGCCGAGATGCACGCAGGGAGCGACACCGGACAGGTGCCATTTCGCACGTGGCCGCAGGGGGTTAAGGGGCATTTCGTTTCACGGCATTTGCCGGTTCCAGAGATCGCGCCCGATACTGCGCCTGAGGCTGAGGCTGAATCCGAAACTGGGCGCGTTTCGGCGGCGGACCGCAGCACGTGACGCAAACGCGCGATCATGGCGGCGGGATCGACGCCGCGGTTGCGCGGTGGGGTGGCGCGCGGGAAGACTGGCTTGACCTGTCGACCGGGATCAACCCGGTGGCTTATCCGGTCGGGACCGTGCCCGCGGCGGCGTGGCTCGATCTGCCCGATGCCGCAGCAGAGGCGCGGCTGATCGCGGCGGCGCGGTCGTTTTGGGCGGTGCCGGAGGGTCTTGAGATCGTCGCGGCCTCTGGGGCGTCGGCGTTGATCGCGGCGCTGCCGGGTCTGCGCCCATCGGGGCGGGTCGAGATTGCGGGTCCGACATATAACGAGCATGAGGCGGCGTTTCGCGCAGGCGGCTGGGAGGTTGGCGGCGGCGGTGAGGCGAAGGTGATTGTGCATCCCAACAATCCCGACGGGCGCTGGTATCGACGCGAAGATTTGACCGCGCCCCTGATGGTGATTGACGAGAGCTTTGCCGATGTGGCGCCTGAACGCTCGCTGGTGGCGGACGCCGGGGCCGGGCGCATCATATTGAAAAGTTTCGGGAAATTTTGGGGTTTGGCGGGGGTTCGGCTGGGCTTTGCGATTGGCGGTGCGGATGACATTGCGGCGTTGCGGGCGCGGTTGGGGCCATGGGCGGTGTCCGGTCCGGCGTTGGAAATCGGGGCGCGGGCGTTGGAAGATATTGCATGGGCCGAGGCGACGCGTGCGCGGCTGAAACAAGACGCGGCGCGGTTGGATGCGTTGATGGTCAAGCAGGGCCGTTTGGTTGGCGGT
This genomic window from Rhodobacteraceae bacterium D3-12 contains:
- a CDS encoding pyridoxal phosphate-dependent class II aminotransferase: MTQTRDHGGGIDAAVARWGGAREDWLDLSTGINPVAYPVGTVPAAAWLDLPDAAAEARLIAAARSFWAVPEGLEIVAASGASALIAALPGLRPSGRVEIAGPTYNEHEAAFRAGGWEVGGGGEAKVIVHPNNPDGRWYRREDLTAPLMVIDESFADVAPERSLVADAGAGRIILKSFGKFWGLAGVRLGFAIGGADDIAALRARLGPWAVSGPALEIGARALEDIAWAEATRARLKQDAARLDALMVKQGRLVGGCALFRLYDVGDAAAFQARLAERHIWSRVFPYSKSWVRLGLPGPEGWARLEAAL